A part of Streptomyces sp. NBC_01210 genomic DNA contains:
- a CDS encoding tetratricopeptide repeat protein, whose translation MTNLRQQAGNPSLGEMETWGTHQDPAVKMGKSKLSSWFNGVSVPDEGRPFTMLIELLEARAQRKSGEQSRGIHWWRELRNAADRGKSTAAEESAEAPSIALSRQNVGREHLSEGAEQAERHAEPSALRDLPSPLHAWTAQRLGVHPAFSGHPSDEGSVFVLPTYVHRTHDSRLHRLLATAVDSARPLLILITGESCTGKTRTAYEAIHATIPREFDLLCPVDAHSLLSALSAGLVSSRTVLWLDEAWDYLAGDVGETAAAALLRRLDGDGPLVVIATLWPEQEEELTASARQQGRDTHRLARKLLSQAHHVYVPRSFTDGLEDACDAAAQDQALTAALDTGTCELTQVLAAGPELVKHYEHAVGEHGPYGKAVISAALDADRLNVTQPLPLGFLEAAASGYLTDAERAAAGPDWFAAALVYARIRIKQTIECLQYAPSPTGMGPLPGMVLVNDYLRQHGRRVRRTFFPAAPFWDATEHLTTPADLHALGESAYCRGRLRRAAQLFCAAADAGHTEGLLSLAELRRDISFGRDEEVQVLCQAAAEAGSAEALVRLATMQEGAENSTEAERLYQEAAVAGHGKALEALARIRGNAGDWETAERLARQAAAAGEVHALVSLAKARKDAGDQEESGRLYLAAIKSGAGYAVPELASLRGSWNQLEPLWQEAAAAGDSLSLSQLAQLKERQGEFDEAERLYRTAAATGYGFALANLARIREQAGDSRVAEQLACQAAEVSGSADVLWSLMLKRRKSGDSEKAEELLRIAVASGDSKPLRLLAEQCLGAGDRKRAERFACQALDGGNPFHDPIPELALLARVHGEDGLSYRRHGVEDDGTMAMPWQWPKPRTTP comes from the coding sequence ATGACAAACCTCAGACAGCAGGCCGGCAACCCGTCGCTCGGAGAGATGGAGACCTGGGGCACACACCAGGACCCAGCCGTCAAAATGGGCAAAAGTAAGCTCAGCTCGTGGTTCAACGGTGTCTCTGTGCCTGACGAGGGTCGCCCGTTCACGATGCTCATCGAACTGCTTGAGGCAAGAGCGCAGCGCAAGTCAGGCGAGCAATCACGTGGCATTCATTGGTGGCGGGAGCTGCGAAACGCAGCGGACCGGGGAAAATCTACTGCCGCCGAGGAGAGCGCAGAGGCTCCTTCGATCGCCCTCTCCCGACAGAACGTTGGGCGAGAGCATTTGTCGGAGGGTGCCGAACAGGCCGAACGCCATGCCGAGCCGTCAGCGCTGCGCGACCTGCCAAGTCCTCTTCATGCATGGACAGCACAGAGGCTTGGTGTTCACCCGGCTTTTTCTGGCCATCCCAGTGACGAAGGCTCCGTTTTCGTCTTGCCGACGTATGTTCATCGCACGCATGACAGTCGATTGCACAGGCTGCTAGCCACGGCGGTGGACTCGGCGAGGCCACTTCTGATCTTGATAACGGGTGAGTCGTGCACCGGCAAAACCCGGACAGCTTACGAGGCCATCCACGCAACGATCCCTCGCGAATTCGACCTGTTATGCCCAGTGGACGCTCACAGTCTGCTCTCGGCGCTCTCTGCTGGCCTCGTTTCCTCGCGCACGGTGCTGTGGCTTGACGAGGCGTGGGACTACTTGGCTGGCGACGTCGGTGAAACGGCAGCAGCTGCCCTGCTGCGCCGTCTCGATGGCGATGGTCCTCTCGTTGTAATCGCCACCTTGTGGCCTGAACAGGAGGAGGAGCTCACCGCATCGGCCCGCCAGCAAGGAAGGGATACCCACCGGCTAGCTCGAAAGTTGCTGAGCCAAGCACACCACGTCTATGTTCCCCGCTCATTTACTGACGGACTCGAGGATGCTTGTGATGCGGCCGCACAGGACCAGGCTCTGACTGCCGCACTAGATACAGGCACTTGCGAACTGACCCAAGTCCTGGCCGCAGGACCTGAGCTCGTCAAACACTACGAACACGCAGTCGGCGAGCACGGCCCCTATGGAAAAGCGGTAATCAGCGCGGCCTTGGACGCCGATCGCCTGAATGTTACTCAACCGCTACCCCTCGGTTTCCTCGAAGCCGCCGCCTCTGGGTATCTCACCGATGCTGAACGCGCTGCCGCCGGTCCAGATTGGTTCGCCGCCGCCCTCGTTTACGCTCGAATCCGAATCAAGCAAACAATTGAATGCCTGCAGTACGCGCCATCTCCCACGGGTATGGGGCCCTTACCAGGGATGGTTTTGGTTAATGATTACCTCCGACAGCACGGACGAAGGGTCCGCCGCACCTTCTTTCCTGCCGCACCATTCTGGGATGCCACCGAACACCTCACCACTCCAGCCGATCTGCATGCCCTTGGTGAATCCGCATACTGCCGCGGGCGGTTACGACGTGCCGCTCAACTGTTCTGCGCCGCCGCCGACGCTGGACACACTGAGGGCCTCCTAAGCCTGGCGGAATTGCGCCGGGACATCAGTTTCGGGAGAGACGAAGAAGTTCAAGTGCTGTGTCAAGCGGCAGCAGAGGCAGGCAGCGCCGAGGCATTGGTGAGGCTCGCGACCATGCAAGAAGGCGCTGAGAATTCGACGGAAGCGGAACGACTGTATCAGGAGGCTGCTGTTGCTGGCCACGGCAAGGCCCTGGAAGCACTCGCTCGGATACGAGGGAATGCCGGGGACTGGGAGACGGCTGAACGTCTTGCCCGCCAGGCTGCAGCAGCTGGTGAAGTGCATGCCTTGGTAAGTCTTGCGAAGGCACGCAAAGATGCTGGAGATCAAGAGGAAAGCGGACGACTATACCTCGCAGCCATCAAGTCCGGGGCTGGCTATGCTGTACCGGAATTGGCGAGCCTGCGCGGCAGCTGGAACCAACTGGAGCCTTTGTGGCAGGAAGCAGCCGCCGCAGGCGACAGCCTTTCTTTGTCTCAACTGGCGCAACTGAAAGAGCGGCAGGGGGAATTTGATGAAGCCGAGCGGCTGTACCGCACCGCAGCCGCTACGGGTTACGGTTTCGCCCTGGCAAATTTGGCGCGCATTCGAGAACAGGCTGGGGATTCTCGGGTAGCAGAACAACTCGCTTGCCAGGCGGCCGAGGTAAGCGGCTCTGCCGACGTGCTGTGGAGTTTGATGCTGAAGCGAAGGAAGTCTGGCGACAGTGAGAAAGCTGAGGAGCTACTTCGCATTGCCGTTGCATCTGGTGACAGCAAACCTCTGAGGTTGCTGGCTGAGCAGTGCCTAGGCGCGGGTGATCGGAAAAGGGCCGAAAGGTTCGCGTGTCAGGCCCTTGACGGTGGGAACCCCTTCCACGATCCCATACCAGAACTTGCTCTGCTGGCACGGGTACACGGGGAGGATGGGCTGAGTTATCGCCGCCACGGAGTTGAAGATGACGGAACGATGGCCATGCCTTGGCAGTGGCCAAAGCCGCGAACCACTCCGTAA
- a CDS encoding AAA family ATPase — translation MTTLFLTVGLPGAGKTTRARQLAKEHNALRLTPDEWMIPLFGEPEADGKRDVLEGRLLSLALEALRLGTNVVLDFGCWSRDERSAIRWLAESVGASCRLAYVPVDLETQRARIARRQSITPDQTFPMSEADLLRWRTLFEEPDAAELDGDEIGSPPHDWPGWPEWAADRWPSPM, via the coding sequence GTGACCACGTTGTTTCTGACAGTCGGCCTGCCGGGGGCCGGGAAGACCACAAGGGCTCGTCAGCTGGCCAAGGAGCACAACGCGCTGCGGCTGACGCCTGATGAGTGGATGATTCCGCTGTTCGGTGAGCCGGAGGCGGACGGGAAGCGCGATGTCCTGGAAGGACGGCTGCTCTCGCTTGCTCTGGAGGCATTGAGGCTTGGAACGAACGTGGTCCTGGATTTCGGATGCTGGTCTCGTGACGAGAGGTCAGCGATCCGCTGGTTGGCGGAGTCGGTGGGGGCGTCCTGCCGCCTTGCGTATGTGCCGGTGGACCTTGAGACCCAGCGCGCCAGGATCGCCCGTCGTCAGTCGATCACTCCGGATCAGACCTTCCCGATGAGTGAGGCGGACCTCTTGCGCTGGAGGACGCTGTTCGAGGAGCCGGACGCCGCGGAACTCGATGGGGATGAGATTGGCAGTCCTCCTCATGATTGGCCGGGTTGGCCCGAGTGGGCCGCCGATCGATGGCCATCTCCTATGTGA